One window of the Cydia amplana chromosome 26, ilCydAmpl1.1, whole genome shotgun sequence genome contains the following:
- the LOC134659958 gene encoding uncharacterized protein LOC134659958 codes for MDNPAQGLNPEMAPITGPHKGASGAGSSTSPDWEEPMEGQYRAEAASKKRPHEGNRVLDYETHVGSGPKVSTSLRGRAKAMAKKASIGHFTGLAAAKARLKAYKEDLLLEVLDSQEGKGKGVVPPLLLRRSQGDNKKKGDKEPWMVSPSPSPSQEMTECSPPLYTGTDYIEIVREATHIILEAAGKSGNLNGQVWGKLNQACRDILAATDVLADRVEDEELRALKEDNNRMREQLAQCQSEMKALRRAFSERTIQPSQAPTAQCDQATDFSEALKEALKELKEDLKRDLTITMGNMISARTGHFPEPVPRPPLAADRNKTIANQPEPLSGAPPSRAVTGAPPIRQPKAPVAQPSAPATKKRANSAPRQKTVKEPSASPPSQPATKTQEPAESWTQVVRKGNGKSAKPPSPPAAPARKPAPAGPRKLVVPATAAIVMALKPESEATYASILYKVTKSVKLADVGVEHVKVRKTAAGARILEVSGSDNGRAADELCRKMTEVIGEEARVYRPTKMADLRISGLDEAATQEEIAGAIAKMGECSINEVKVGSIRAQYNGTVSTLAQCPITAAKRVTAAGRLQIGWSSALVVALDPTPMRCFRCMGTGHTRALCPSPVDRSGLCFRCSRPDHKRVDCKAETAFCSVCHAAKRPAGHIMGGFSCTPPPAKGKEALLKTQRAPTMSNIDQRACEGQNMDI; via the coding sequence atggataaCCCCGCGCAGGGGTTGAACCCGGAGATGGCTCCAATCACTGGGCCCCATAAAGGGGCTTCAGGGGCGGGTTCTTCGACCTCGCCCGACTGGGAGGAACCTATGGAGGGCCAGTACAGGGCTGAGGCCGCCTCCAAGAAGAGGCCCCATGAGGGAAACCGGGTCCTGGATTATGAGACTCACGTTGGGAGCGGGCCTAAAGTTAGCACCTCGCTGAGGGGTAGGGCCAAGGCCATGGCGAAGAAAGCCTCCATAGGCCACTTTACCGGCCTGGCAGCAGCCAAGGCCAGACTGAAGGCCTATAAGGAGGACTTGCTCTTGGAGGTGCTGGACAGCCAGGAGGGAAAGGGAAAGGGAGTGGTCCCCCCTTTACTCCTGAGAAGGTCCCAgggggacaacaaaaagaagGGGGATAAGGAGCCGTGGATGGTGAGCCCGTCCCCTTCTCCAAGTCAAGAAATGACAGAATGCAGCCCGCCCCTATACACAGGGACGGACTACATAGAAATAGTGCGGGAGGCGACCCATATTATCCTAGAGGCTGCCGGAAAATCCGGCAACCTAAATGGACAAGTCTGGGGCAAACTGAACCAGGCCTGCCGGGACATCCTGGCGGCGACTGACGTCCTGGCGGATAGAGTAGAGGACGAGGAGTTGCGGGCCTTGAAGGAGGATAATAACCGAATGCGGGAGCAACTGGCCCAATGTCAGTCCGAGATGAAGGCCCTTCGTAGAGCCTTCTCTGAGAGGACGATCCAGCCCTCACAGGCCCCGACGGCCCAATGCGACCAGGCGACGGACTTTTCTGAGGCCCTCAAAGAGGCCCTCAAGGAATTAAAGGAGGACCTGAAGCGGGACCTTACAATTACCATGGGAAACATGATCTCGGCCCGCACGGGCCATTTCCCCGAGCCGGTCCCCCGCCCTCCTCTCGCTGCGGACAGGAATAAGACGATTGCGAACCAGCCGGAACCTCTCTCTGGGGCGCCGCCCTCAAGGGCAGTGACAGGTGCGCCGCCCATAAGGCAGCCTAAGGCCCCTGTGGCCCAGCCTTCGGCACCAGCGACCAAGAAGAGGGCTAACTCTGCTCCTAGGCAGAAGACGGTGAAGGAGCCTAGTGCCTCTCCACCCTCGCAGCCGGCAACAAAAACGCAGGAGCCTGCTGAGTCTTGGACGCAGGTTGTCAGGAAGGGCAATGGCAAATCCGCCAAGCCCCCTTCCCCCCCTGCCGCCCCGGCTCGGAAACCGGCACCAGCAGGCCCGCGGAAGCTGGTTGTGCCCGCCACGGCCGCGATCGTGATGGCCTTGAAGCCGGAGTCTGAGGCGACATACGCCTCAATTTTGTATAAGGTCACCAAATCGGTGAAGCTTGCTGATGTGGGTGTAGAGCACGTCAAGGTCCGCAAAACAGCTGCTGGGGCCAGGATACTTGAGGTGTCCGGGTCCGACAATGGTAGGGCGGCTGACGAACTCTGCCGAAAAATGACGGAGGTGATCGGAGAGGAAGCCCGAGTATACAGGCccaccaaaatggcggacttacgcATTTCGGGCCTAGATGAGGCAGCCACTCAGGAAGAGATCGCGGGAGCAATCGCTAAAATGGGAGAGTGCTCAATAAATGAGGTTAAGGTGGGATCGATCAGGGCCCAATATAATGGGACAGTGTCGACTCTGGCACAGTGCCCTATAACGGCAGCCAAGAGGGTCACCGCAGCGGGTCGACTTCAAATAGGATGGTCCTCGGCTCTGGTAGTGGCGCTGGACCCAACACCGATGAGGTGCTTCAGGTGCATGGGCACGGGGCACACCAGAGCACTATGCCCGTCGCCAGTAGACAGGAGCGGGCTCTGCTTCCGGTGTAGCAGGCCGGACCACAAGAGGGTGGACTGCAAGGCGGAGACTGCCTTTTGCTCGGTATGTCATGCGGCCAAACGTCCAGCGGGACACATAATGGGTGGCTTTTCTTGTACGCCCCCACCAGCAAAAGGCAAAGAGGCTCTTCTGAAGACCCAAAGAGCCCCTACAATGAGTAACATCGACCAACGGGCCTGTGAGGGacaaaatatggatatttaG